Proteins encoded within one genomic window of Vanrija pseudolonga chromosome 3, complete sequence:
- the PRT1_1 gene encoding Eukaryotic translation initiation factor 3 subunit B — protein sequence MAIDLSEFDAATRAQIQAELDAGYAEIEAKHAVVTSANVDHVVVVDGLPVVDSSKRDRLLLQFSKLLAKFGAGVDDSRITMPWDEKRGTNKGGAAAFVFVAYADGKEAEHAIRVLNGVKFGSKNTLAVNHFADIERYARAPIGESDLPPGWKDKAFVPREYTRNWLSDKDGRDQYLAYRDNAVALWWHGRGGKAESVKNATSGFPIGDPITLRGHKSVHWSPEGTHLVSVHEGGVALWSGARFDARQLFAHPHVVAFRFSPGEKYLVTYSHLPISVANHENESVTATFGAEDDGAVAAVWDVKSSRLLRTFGPDEEKRVPVFKWSFDDAFIARLVPGAIQVYELPGMGLLEKKSVRIDAVRDFEWCPGKDTSLAYWTAEGPNTPARVGLMAMPSRKILRTKNLINVTDVKFYFQNQGDYLCIKVDRHARKAKQKRATFCSLEVFRLREKNYPVESIEHKEYVSSVDWEPAGTRFVIRSAPDAAAAAHPHAAPKFNVSFIAPDPKKNIFTAYKVLEGKTTSTVSWAPRERHLVLASLGAGAKFDLEFWDADYSADDKERTAAPRLLATAEHYGMTELAWDPSGRYMATSASVWAASPEPGFNIWDFRGQQLLHASQDKFKAFAWRPRPASLLSSAERGRIARSLKAYSQAFDEEDAAEENRGRGEKLAERQRAVVEWDAWRRKNNARISLARRARGKEKSVRVVKFEEERIDEWVEELVDEVEEVVLL from the exons ATGGCCATTGACCTGTCCGAGTTtgacgcggcgacgcgggcacAGATCCAagccgagctggacgcggggtacgccgagatcgaggccAA ACACGCGGTGGTGACCTCTGCGAATGTCGACcatgtcgtggtcgtggacGGCCTCCCGGTCGTCGACTCGTCCAAGCGCGAccgactgctgctgcagttCTCCAAGCTGCTGGCCAAGTTCGGTGCCGGCGTTGACGACTCGCGGATCACGATGCCGTGGGACGAGAAGCGGGGGACTAACAAGGG CGGTGCCGCGGCGTTCGTGTTCGTCGCctacgccgacggcaaggaggccgaACACGCCATCCGCGTGCTCAACGGTGTCAAGTTTGGCTCGAAGAACACGCTCGCTGTGAACCACTTTGCTGATATCGAGCggtacgcgcgcgcgccgatTGGCGAGAGCGACCTGCCGCCTGGGTGGAAGGACAAGGCGTTTGTGCCGCGG GAGTACACTCGCAACTGGCTGAGCGACAAGGACGGGCGTGACCAGTACCTCGCGTACCGGGACAATGCCGTCGCGCTGTGGTGGCacgggcggggcggcaaggccgagaGCGTCAAGAACGCGACATCGGGCTTTCCCATCGGCGACCCCATCACGCTCAGAGGGCACAAGAGTGTCCACTGGTCGCCGGAGGGCACGCACCTCGTCTCAGTgcacgagggcggcgtggcgttgTGGTCCGGCGCGCGCTTTGACGCGCGGCAGCTGTTCGCCCACCCGCACGTTGTGGCGTTTCGCTTCTCCCCGGGCGAGAAGTACCTCGTCACGTACTCGCACCTGCCGATCAGCGTCGCCAACCACGAGAACGAGAGCGTCACTGCCAcctttggcgccgaggacgacggcgccgtcgcggccgtgtgGGACGTCAAGAGCTCGCGCCTGCTGCGCACCTTTGGCccggacgaggagaagcgcgtGCCCGTGTTCAAGTGGAGCTTTGACGACGCGTTCATCGCGCGGCTCGTCCCCGGCGCCATCCAGGTGTACGAGCTGCCTGGTATGGGCCTGCTTGAGAAGAAGAGCGTGCgcatcgacgccgtgcgcgactTTGAGTGGTGTCCTGGGAAAGACACGTCGCTCGCCTACTGGACCGCCGAAGGGCCCAACACCCCGGCGCGTGTCGGCCTCATGGCGATGCCCAGTCGCAAGATCCTGCGCACCAAGAACCTCATCAACGTGACCGACGTCAAGTTCTACTTCCAGAACCAGGGCGACTACCTCTGTATCAAGGTCGACCGTCacgcgcgcaaggccaagcagAAGCGCGCGACGTTCTGCAGCCTCGAAGTTTTCCGGCTCAGGGAGAAGAACTATCCCGTCGAGAGCATCGAGCACAAGG AGTATGTGTCGTCCGTGGACTGGGAGCCGGCGGGCACGCGCTTCGTTatccgctcggcgccggatgctgcggctgcggcccacccgcacgccgcacccaAGTTCAACGTGTCGTTCATCGCGCCCGACCCCAAGAAGAACATCTTCACGGCGtacaaggtgctcgagggcaagacgacgtcgacggtCTCGTGGGCGCCGCGTGAGCGGCACCTCGTCCTGGCGAGCTTGGGCGCCGGGGCAAAGTTCGACCTCGAGTTCTGGGATGCAGACTACTCGGCGGACGACAAGGAGCGGACCGCTGCCCCGCGGCTGCTTGCAACGGCGGAGCACTATGGCATGACTGAGCTCGCGTGGGACCCGAGCGGACGATACatggcgacgtcggcgagcgtgtgGGCGGCGAGT CCCGAGCCCGGCTTCAACATCTGGGACTTTAGAggccagcagctcctccaCGCCTCGCAGGACAAGTTCAAGGCCTTCGCGTGGCGCCCTCGCCCGGCGTCGCTCCTCTCCTCCGCCGAGCGGGGAAGGATCGCACGCAGCCTCAAGGCCTACTCGCAGGCgtttgacgaggaggatgcggccgaggagaaccgcgggcggggcgagaagctcgccgagcgccagcgtgcCGTCGTTGAGTGGGATGCGTGGCGCCGCAAGAACAATGCGCGGATCAGTCTGGCTCGCCGTGCGCGGGGTAAGGAGAAgagcgtgcgcgtcgtcaagtttgaggaggagcggatcgacgagtgggtcgaggagctcgttgatgaggtcgaggaggtcgtgcTGCTGTGA
- the CNI03070 gene encoding DNA damage-binding protein CMR1 — MKEETEYELERQKIIAENQALLTSLGLEADGEAKLNLPAKSVAPKPKKAAASRKRKAEPVEHAPARRSGRIAGLEADGQEIAKRNEAEEVAREVARVANRKERQQIMPIVDMVEETPESLIPELAVYLPSVAASETARTFPSTSATAKEAYADKSATSAEVERLKSAFSNMTLRANSKVTTERVFSMVVHPEPTKTLVLVGDKYGQLGIWDALGPGPAVSDDESEDDGTGRIWRVQAHARNSITAMKVDPVNGSSLYTSSYDCTLRKLDFATLTSTELFAFDDEDMLITHFDLTPSGQEAWMSDKNGGISHCDFREGGERRRWVVQDEGRAAKLGGISVNPLMPHLICTAGNDQHVRVWDVRHFSKLNPLAAEKLSPPAPPEGEDVKPRIDTYPTSSIENERVQKYLQTPKGKGLQRAAYQHGKSCSAAYWDPWGRRIVTTSYDDKLRVWELNPQSFVIDQPLAGPFKPSTIIKHDCQTGRWLTILRAQWSLNTEYMPHFTVGNMKRTLDVFTATGERIAALWTDGVTAVPAVTASHPSRVDHVVGGNTSGRIQLWTSGAE; from the exons ATGAAAGAGGAAACAGAATA tgagctcgagcgccaaAAGATCATCGCCGAGAACCAGGCTCTGCTCACGTCCCTAGGCCTCGAAGCGGACGGtgaggccaagctcaacctCCCGGCCAAATCAGTGGCGCCAAAGCCCAAGAaggcggcagcgtcgagaaAGCGCAAAGCCGAGCCTGTCGAACACGCGCCTGCGAGGCGAAGTGGCCGCATCGCTGGTCTCGAGGCAGACGGGCAGGAGATCGCCAAGCGCAATGAGGCAGAGGAGGTTGCTCGCGAGGTCGCCCGCGTTGCCAACAGGAAGGAAAGGCAGCAGATTATGCCCATTGTCGACATGGTCGAGGAGACGCCCGAGTCCTTGATTCCCGAGTTG GCAGTGTACCTTCCCTCCGTTGCTGCGTCcgagacggcgcgcaccttcccctcgacgtcggcgacagcgaaGGAAGCCTACGCCGACAAGAgcgccacgagcgccgaggtcgagcgcctcaAGTCGGCCTTCTCGAACATGACCCTGCGTGCCAACTCCAAGGTCACGACCGAGCGCGTCTTCAGCATGGTGGTGCACCCCGAACCGACCAAGACGctggtgctcgtcggcgacaagTATGGGCAGCTGGGAAT CTGGGACGCCCTGGGACCTGGGCCCGCcgtgagcgacgacgagagcgaggatgACGGCACGGGGCGTATCTGGCGTGTGCAGGCTCATGCGAGAAATAGCATCACGGCCATGAAGGTGGACCCAGTGAACGGGTCAAGC CTCTACACCTCGTCCTACGACTGCACGCTCCGAAAACTCGACTTTGCGACCCTCACCTCCACCGAGCTGTTCGccttcgacgacgaggacatgcTCATCACGCACTTCGACCTCACGCCGTCGGGCCAGGAGGCGTGGATGTCGGACAAGAATGGCGGCATCAGCCACTGCGACTTCCGTGAGGgcggggagcggcggcggtgggtcgTCCAGGACGAAGGGAGAGCCGCCAAGCTTGGCGGCATCAGCGTTAATC ccCTGATGCCGCACCTCATCTGCACGGCCGGAAATGACCAGCACGTCAGAGTCTGGGACGTGCGGCACTTCTCCAAGCTCAACCCCCTGGCAGCTGAGAAGCTCAgccccccagccccaccagagggcgaggacgtcaagcCGCGCATCGACACATATCCCACCAGCAGTATCGAGAACGAGCGTGTGCAGAAGTACTTGCAGACGCCGAAGGGCAAGGGGCTCCAGCGGGCAGCGTACCAGCACGGCAAAAGCTGCTCAGCGGCCTACTGGGACCCGTGGGGTCGGCGGATCGTCACTACCAGCTACGACGACAAACTGCGCGTGTGGGAGCTCAACCCGCAGTCGTTTGTCATTGACCAGCCGCTGGCCGGGCCGTTCAAGCCGTCCACGATCATAAAGCACGACTGCCAGACTGGTCGATGGCTCACGATCCTGCGCGCGCAGTGGTCTCTCAACACGGAGTACATGCCACACTTCACTGTTGGCAACATGAAGCGCACGCTGGATGTGTTCACAGCGACGGGCGAGCGGATTGCCGCGCTCTGGACTGACGG TGTCACTGCCGTGCCGGCTGTCACCGCATCCCATCCCAGCCGTGTCGACCACGTTGTTGGCGGCAACACGTCTGGCCGGATCCAGCTGTGGACATCAGGCGCCGAGTA
- the ltnD_0 gene encoding L-threonate dehydrogenase produces MDNITALAATHDIVAASEARRAELLELAMSHRPVLLLGDSEASYELIQQAVDCLSNLGGGRDVLVVVPLGSAEDGTVTGSRAVCSGALHADAKELLVDIVGGGVVYLGPELMAAANYRLVENGLVATQTAIAAEAVALGNAMDVPPELFLRAIGGAAGSSWSFKALGPRMLSVSDAGPKGQAFDEAVQSLSDVLDVARDSGVYAPQSALALQTYVAASNVVAQRESSAQAALLWNQPRGAGTEHISVTVTPGPVSKVGFVGLGAMGLGMANVLRKAGIRTVGHDVYPPSMDKFAADGGEVAPNVVLCAEDADVLVLMVMSAEQAHEILFVQQAAAALAPNATVLLMITASPSSVAGLTTTLARVRPDARLLDAPVSGGSTRAADGDLTILCAGIDAYEGGKEAHAGPALTVLSALSSAQGNTDNLVFVPGEAGKGAALKVLNQHLAGPCITASAEYLALARRLSLPLLLTRDLLLSGPAWSFIMHHRGANMLNGLLQPPTAMISIWPKDLGIVVDEARKRGSAAPMASHAHQQFILGKANGWGADDDASIVRLWRAQGIDVTVGDDE; encoded by the exons ATGGACAACATCACCGCCCTGGCCGCGACGCACGACATCGTCGCAGCCTCCgaggctcggcgcgccgagctgctcgagctggcaATGTCGCACCGCCCCGTTTTGCTGCTAGGCGACAGCGAGGCGTCGTACGAGCTGATCCAGCAGGCGGTCGACTGCCTCtccaacctcggcggcgggcgcgacgtgctcgtaGTCGTgccgctcggctcggccgaAGACGGCACCGTGACGGGCAGTCGCGCGGTGTGCTCtggcgcgctgcacgccgatGCGaaggagctgctcgtcgacattgtcggcggcggcgtagtcTACCTCGGCCCCGAGCTCATGGCTGCTGCCAACTACCGGCTCGTGGAGAACGGCCTGGTGGCGACACAGActgccatcgccgccgaggccgtcgcgctcggtaACGCGATGGATGTGCCCCCCGAGCTGTTTCTCAGAGCTAtcggcggcgcagctggcTCGTCGTG GTCGTTCAAGGCACTCGGCCCCCGCATGCTCAGCGTGTCTGACGCCGGGCCAAAGGGGCAGGCGTTCGACGAGGCTGTCCAGTCTCTGTCCGACGTGCTGGACGTTGCGCGCGATAGCGGAGTGTACGCGCCGcagtcggcgctcgcgctgcagaCGTACGTCGCTGCGTCCAACGTCGTCGCACAGCGCGAGAGCTCGGCGCAGGCCGCGCTCCTGTGGAACCAGCCGCGCGGGGCCGGCACAGAGCACATCAGTGTAACGGTTACCCCGGGGCCAGTGTCCAAGGTCGGCTTTgtgggcctcggcgcgatGGGGCTCGGCATGGCGAATG TCCTGCGAAAGGCCGGGATTAGGACGGTCGGGCACGACGTCTACCCGCCGTCGATGGACAAGTTTGCCGCGGACGGCGGAGAGGTCGCGCCGAATGTGGTTCTGtgtgccgaggacgcggacgTGTTGGTCCTGATGGTGATGAGTGCCGAGCAGGCACATGAGATTCTGTTTGTGCAGCAGGCGGCTGCTG CCCTCGCGCCGAACGCGACGGTCCTCCTCATGATcacggcctcgccgtcgtccgtTGCAGGACTAACGACGACActtgcgcgcgtgcgccccGACGCGaggctcctcgacgcgccggtATCGGGTGGATCAACTCGCGcagccgacggcgacctgACGATCCTGTGTGCCGGTATCGACGCGTACGAAggcggcaaggaggcgcACGCGGGCCCCGCTCTGACGGTGCTCTCGGCGCTGAGCTCGGCCCAAGGCAACACGGACAACCTCGTCTTCGTGcccggcgaggcgggcaaggGCGCAGCGCTCAAGGTGCTCAACCAGCACCTTGCTGGCCCCTGCATCACCGCGTCGGCAGAGTACTTGGCCCTCGCGCGACGCCTCTCCCTCCCACTCCTCCTCACGCGCGACTTGCTGTTGTCTGGCCCGGCGTGGAGCTTCATCATGCACCACCGTGGGGCGAACATGCTCAACGGGCTGCtccagccgccgacggcaatGATCTCTATTTGGCCGAAGGACCTGGGCATCGTggtggacgaggcgaggaagcgcggcagcgcggcccCGATGGCGAGCCACGCCCACCAACAGTtcatcctcggcaaggcgaacggctggggcgcggacgacgacgcaag TATTGTGAGGCTATGGCGCGCGCAGGGCATCGACGTGACGgtcggggacgacgagtag